The Legionella lansingensis DNA window TCATGGGGCATTTGTCGATGATAAAGAAGTTCACCGGGTTGCTGATGACTGGCGAGCTCGTGGTGAACCCGAATATATTGATGAAATTACCAGTATCACAGAAATGTCAGAAGCTGGTCTTAGTGAGGAAAATCAGGATACTGAGGAGGCTGATCCGTTGTATGATCAGGCCGTTGAATTTGTTATCCAAAGCCGAAAGGCGAGTATTTCTGCTGTGCAGCGGCGTTTAAAAATTGGATATAATCGCGCTGCGCGTTTAATTGAGGAAATGGAGAGAACTGGAATTGTTGGACCTTTAGATGGAGGCTTTAGAGATGTGTTAGTCTCCGCTGTCACAGAGGATTAATCATGAGAAGAGTGATTTTTTTACTATTATTGATCGTTGGAACAAATGCATTTAGTGACTCAGTTGGGGATGTACTACAAACTAAACTGAATGGCATTCGCAGTTTAAGTGCTAATTTTAGCCAGGTAGTTAAGGCAAAAAAACGAGAGCTTTCTCGTTCCTCGGGCACAATGGCACTGGAGAGACCAGGGCGTTTTCGTTGGCAAACAAAGGACCCAATGGAACAACTCGTCGTTGCTGATGGCGAGCAATTATGGGTTTATGATGTAGACTTAGAACAAGTAACGGTTAAAAAGCAAGAAAAAGGTGTCGGAGGCACAGCGGCTTTGTTTTTAAGTGGTTATGATGACACAGTTACACGTGATTTTGATGTTACTGCAACAACAAAAGGCAAAACGCAGATTTATGACTTACACTCAAAATCACCTAAAGCTAACTTTCAACGAGTGAAGTTAATTTTTGCTGGCGATATCTTAACTGGCATCGAAATGTATGATCAGCTTGGTCAACATACCATTGTCAATTTAAAGAATGTAAAGACGAATCCAAAACTTGCCTCCACTTTGTTTAAATTTAAACCACCAAAAGGAACTGATGTGGTTAAACAATGAGTTAAGAAGTATGCAACCAAAAATCCCTCTTGCTGAATTATTAAGACCTACGCATTGGAGTGAGGTGATCGGGCAAGAACATTTATTAGGACCTGGGAAGCCATTACAGTTAGCGTTTGAATCAGGTGTGCCGCATTCGATGATCCTATGGGGGCCACCAGGTGTAGGCAAGACAACATTAGCGAGATTAAGTGCTAAGGCTTTTGATTGCGAATGGATAGCGCTTTCAGCCGTCTTCTCTGGTGTTAAAGATATCCGAGCAGCAATTGAGCAAGCTAAACAACATTTAGAACAAAACCGACAAACCATATTATTTATCGATGAAATCCATCGCTTCAACAAGTCCCAACAGGATGCGTTGCTACCGTTTACGGAATCTGGGCTGATTACGATTATTGGAGCGACTACGGAGAATCCGTCGTTTGAGGTGATCTCAGCGCTGCTTTCACGGGCGCAAGTGTATGTCTTAAACGCTTTGAGGGAAACAGATCTTAAAGCCTTGTTGCAGCGTGCACAGCAAAAGGTCCTTTCTCATCTGCAATTTAAGGAAGAGGCTATTCATCACTTGGTAGCCTATGCGGATGGTGATGCTCGTCGCTTACTTAATTTATTGGAGCAAATTAGCACGGCTGCTGAGGCTTTGGGTGTGGCAGAGGTGACGGTTGATCTGATTCGCAATGCATTAAGTCCGGCAAATCGACGCTTCGATAAAGGCGGAGAAAATTTTTATGATCAAATTTCAGCATTGCATAAGTCTGTCCGCGGCTCCCATCCAGATGCTGCTTTATATTGGTTATGCCGCATGTTGGATGGTGGGGTAGATCCCCTTTATCTGGCTCGCAGAATCATAAGAATGGCTTGGGAGGATATTGGTTTAGCCGATCCTCGCGCCATACAATTGGCCAATGAAGCTGCTGTCACCTATGAGCGCTTAGGATCTCCTGAGGGTGAATTGGCTTTAGGTCAAGCAGTGATTTACCTTGCGATAGCCCCTAAAAGTAATGCCGGTTACACAGCCTTTAATCAAGCTATGGCTTTTGTAAAACAGGATAAATCCCGTGAAGTGCCACTCCATCTTCGTAATGCCCCGACGCGTTTAATGAAGCAATTGGGTTATGGGCATGAGTATCGTTATGCTCACGATGAGCCCAATGCTTATGCAGCAGGTGAGACTTATCTTCCTGAAGGAATGCCGGAACCTCGTTGGTATGATCCTACCTCTAGGGGGCTAGAAATAAAAATTGCTGAGAAGATGGCATTTTTAAGAAAATTAGATAAAGAAGCAGCCAAGAAATAGGGAGTGTTTACCAAACTGCGTCATTCACGCGTAGGCGGGGAGCCAACTTGATTAAAGCCTCGTGCTACTCCAGAATGGATTCCCACCTACGCAGGAATGACTCAGTAATGAACAGCCTAAGAAATAACGAGCACTACTAAAGGGATTTATAATGCAATCTGCGATCACTGCAATCGGAACCGCAACCCCTCCTTATAAACGAGACCAACGTGAAATCGCAGACCTCATCTGCCAAGGCTTTAAGTTAAAGCCTGCTGAGAGGAGGCTCGTAAAGGCCATTTATAAATCCTGCGGGATTCAGCAAAGATATAGTGTTCTAAGTGATTATGGCAAGTCTCCGGAAGAGTTTGATTTTTTGCCCAATGATGCTGATGCTCCTTTGCCAAGCACAGGAGCACGAATGCGGATTTACAAAGATCATGCGTTAACATTAGCGTTGAATGCTATTGAGAATTGTTTAACAGGTCGACCCGATTTCAACAAAAAAGCCATTACTCATCTGATAACAGTGAGCTGCACAGGCATGTATGCTCCTGGCTTGGATATTGAGATCATTCACCACCTGGGATTAAATCCCACAACGCAGCGTACAGCGATTAACTTTATGGGTTGTTATGGAGCCTTTAATGGCATCAAAGTAGCTGATGCAGTGTGTAAAACCAATATCAATGCGAAGGTGTTAGTGGTTTGTATAGAGCTATGCACCATCCATTTTCAGAGAAACCAAACCACAGAAAATATTATCTCTAATGCTATTTTTGCTGATGGTGCGGCGGCAGCGCTAATTGAAGTGAGAGGAAAAACCAAGAGTTATTTAGCATTAGAATCGTTTTACTGTGATTTAATTCCACAAACTCAGGAGGAAATGGCTTGGCATATTTCTGATTCGGGATTTGACATCGTTCTTAGTAGTTATGTACCAGAGATCATAAAGTCTGGTATTGCTATCTTTGCTGAGAATCTCTTGAAAACGGTAAGTTGGTCATTTGTTGATATTGATTACTATGCTATTCATCCAGGAGGTCTTAAGATTTTACAAGCCTGCGAAGAGGCATTAAATATTACGCCTGAGGATAACAATCATTCCTATGCAATATTACGTGAGTTTGGCAACATGTCTTCTGCCACGGTGTTATTTGTTCTAAAACGACTTTGGGCCAATCTCAACGAGAAAGATAATAAAAAAAACATATTTAGCTGCGCTTTTGGACCTGGGTTAACTCTGGAAGCCATGTTATTAAAAGTACATTCTATAACTTAGCAGTAGTACATCATCATGGGTAAAACACAATGAAATTAACAAACCGACGGCTATGGCAGTCAGTTAAGCGCTGGCTTCCGTTAGTGTTCATACTCTGGGGATTTGTGGCATTCTTCAGCCTAGGATTGCAGCGATACTTAAGTTTTCAGAGCTTAAAAGCATACCAATCTCTGTTAATAGAATGGACAAACGCGCATTATTGGCTCGCTAGCCTAACCTACATCGGAATTTATACGATTGCAGTCGCCATTTCAGTACCGGGTGCTGTTTTTCTGACGTTGGCCGGTGGATTTTTATTCGGCCCTATTTGGGGCAGCCTTTTTGTGGTTTTTAGCGCAACATTAGGCGCAAGTTTCTTGTTTTTTGCGGTAAAAACGGCGCTGGGTGACTCATTAGCTAAACGTGCATCTAGTTGGGTTCATCGCATGCGTGATGGATTTAATCAAAATGCGTTTTCGTATTTATTAGTATTGCGCTTAATTCCTTTGTTTCCTTTTTGGGTGGTGAATATTGTCCCAGCACTGTTAGGTGTTCAGGCTAAAACATTTGTTTTGGCCACATTTATCGGAATTATTCCAGGTTCCGTAGTATATGTGTTCGTTGGTAGTGGATTAAGCCATGTGTTCGCAACCAACCAAACCCCAAATTTAGGGATTATTTTTGATCCTCATGTGTTGCTCCCACTCCTGGGTTTAGCAACGTTATCATTGCTACCGGTGCTCTATCGAATACTCTTAAGAAAACGAAAGGGAGTTAAATCATGAACCAGACAATTCGTTTTGATTTGGCCATCATTGGAGCTGGTCCCGGTGGGTTGAGTTTGGCGTCAGGCGCTTCTCAATTAGGGTTAAACGTCGTTTTAATTGAGTCGAACAAGATGGGCGGTGACTGTTTGAACACAGGTTGCGTTCCCTCCAAATCGTTGCTTGCAGCAGCAAAATCCATTTATCAAGCTCGCCATCAAGCCCGATATTTCGGCGCGGAAGGATCGCTAAAAACCATTAATTTTCATCAAGTGATGAGTCATGTGAGCCGTGTCATTGAAACAATTGCAGAGCATGACTCCGTTGAGCGTTTTGAATCCTTGGGTGTTCAAGTCATCCGGGGTCATGCTCAGTTTCTATCGCCAGATACACTTCAAGCGGGTGATGTGCGCATAAAAGCCAAGCGATTTGTCATTGCAACCGGCTCAATCCCGTTCGTGCCGCCCATCCAGGGGATTGAGTCCATCCCTTATGAGACGAATGAAACCATTTTTAACCTTCAGACATTGCCTAAACATTTAATGGTCATCGGTGGTGGTCCTATTGGTTGCGAGCTGGCTCAAGCATTTGCGATGCTTGGTAGTGAAGTCTCTATCATTGAAGCAATGACCATTCTGCCTAAAGATGATCGGGATTGTGTAGCCATTGTAAAGCATCAACTGGAAGAAACAGGTGTTAGGTTTTATGAACAATCGCAAGTCAATCTTATTGCAAATCTAAAATCAGGAATTGATGTACAAATCGAAACACCTAAGGGAGTATGCACATTGACAGGCTCTCATGTGTTGGTGGCAACAGGACGACGCCCTAATATTGCTCAATTGGATTTGGATAAGGCGGGTGTTCGTTATTCCGCAAAAGGCATTGAGGTTAATGCCCGACTACAAACGACGAATAAACATATTTATGCCATTGGCGATGTAGCAAGCCCTTACCAATTCACACATATGGCAAGCTATCATGCGGGTATTGTGTTGCGCAATATCGTCTTTAAACTGCCAGCTAAAATCAATCATCAAGCCATACCTTGGGTTACATACACCTACCCTGAACTTGCTCATGTAGGCAAAACGGATTCGGAAGTTAACGATGATACAAATTATCAAACGACTGAATGGTTATTTAAAGACAACGATCGGGCGCAAACTGAGAAAGAAACCCTAGGGAAAATTAAAATCGTGACCAATAAAAAAGGTCGAATTGTTGCTGCTACCATCGTCGGTGCACATGCTGGCGAATTGATTCTCCCTTGGGTGATAGCTGTTCGTGAGAGTAAATCCTTACGAAGTTTTACCGATGTGATCGTCCCTTATCCCACGCTGAGTGAAGTGAGTAAACAAGTAGCTGGGGAGTTTTATAAGCCCAAACTGTTTTCTAATACGACGCGCAGGTTGGTCTTTTGGCTGCAAAAACTGTGGTGGTGATTAGAGGACAATGGCGTTAAGTTAAGGAGTGTTTGTCCCAATTTCACACCCCGTTCGGGCTGAGGAGGTGCGCAGCACCGTCTCGAAACCTCTTTAGTAAAGGCTTTAAAGGCTTCGAGACGGCGTAAACGCCTCCTCAGCCCGAACCGGTTAGAAATTAAGCTTAACTTAACGCCATTAGAGGATAGATAGAAACCTGTGTCAAAAAAACATCACTCAAATACGATACTAATTATTTCTAATCGAGCTCATAGTGTTTAATTTTTCTGTGCGCGAGCTAATTTGCGATACAAAAAAGTCAGTATAGGTGGAAGAAGAGAAAGCACAATGATGCCATAAATGACTAAGGTAAAGTTGTTTTTAATAAAAGGCAGTCCCCCTACAAAATAGCCCAAAAAGAGCAGGCTACCAATCCACAGCGTAGCACTGGCTATATTATAGAGAAAAAAATGCGAGCGCTTCATATAACCTATTCCAGCGATAAAAGGAGCAAAGGTACGGATAATGGGAATAAAGCGAGCAAAGATTATCGTTTTACCTCCATGCTTTTCATAAAAATGATGCGTTTTCATCAAATACTTTTTGTTCAGAAAACGTGATTTATCACTGGTAAAGACCTGAGGACCTATGACTCTTCCGAAAAAATAATTAAGTTGGTTACCGATGATGGAAGCAATGACGAGCAAGGTAAAAAGGAGAACGATATCCAAGGATGCACTAGACTGAGCTGCAATACTTCCGCTAGCGAAAAGAAGGGAGTCGCCAGGAAGAAAGGGTAGGATAACAAGACCAGTTTCACAAAAAATAATCAAGAATAACACTAGATAAGTCCAGGCACCATATTGAGAAACAAAGGAAAAAAGATAAGAATCAAGATGTAAAATAGTGTTGCAAATAAGATGTAGTTGTTCCATGGTGCACAAATAGTGAAAAGCTCAAGTTAATGCTATTTTTATTTTTAGTTAAAATTTTGTTACAGTCTTAATAGACGACTAACAGCCTAGCACTCATGCAGACTAAGAATCAACATAAAGAATCTATTAATTTACCGGAGCAAGATATTCTTGCCTGTTTACCTTGTGGTCTTTTGGTCTTGAACACCCAAGGACGCATCGTTTGGTTAAATTCAGCTGCAGAGGGGTTGTTAGGTTCTAACCTGCAGGGAGCTGCATGGCGGGATGTGATTGATCAAGTTTTTGCACCACGGGAAGATGATGGTCATGAAGTGTCACTTGTGGATGGTCGTAGGGTAAGGGTTGCTATTTCTTCTATCGATAGTTTACCTGGTCAGTTGGTGACCTTAACTGATTTAACTGCTACGCGCGCCTATGAGCAAGCCAGGGCGAATCAACATCGCTTGATTGCCATTGGACGAATGACAGCGCAATTGGCGCATCAGATTAGAACGCCTTTATCCTCAGCAATTCTTTATACAGAGCACTTAGGTATGCACCCCTCTATGGATGCTCGTTGTTTACAATGGATAGCTCGCTTGCAGGAATGCCACGCCAGTATAGAGCAACAGATCCATGATTTACTGCTATTTGCAAGAGGCGAAACCATTGAGCCCACATTGACAGAGATTCAAGAGTGGACGAAGGAGTTGTTAGCAAGAGCAAAGCACCTAATTGCAGCCCATTCCGCGGAATTAACTGTCGATAATACTTTAGGAGAACGTAAGATCTCACTTCATGCTGAATCACTAACAGGTGCTCTATTGAATTTGATAATCAATGCCCTACAGGCTAAAGCCACTCATCTCACGTTGACGATTCAGCAAATTGGTGAAAAAGGTGTGCAATTAAAAGTAGCAGATAATGGTGTGGGAATGTCAGATGAAGTTAAATCTCAGGCCTTTGCTCCTTTTTTTACAACAAAGGCTCAAGGTACAGGATTGGGCCTGGCTGTTGTTAATGCAGTGGTAAAAGCACATGGTGGAGAGGTAACATTAGATTCTTTGTCAGGAAAAGGGAGTTGTGTCACGATTAATCTACCGGGATAATGGTACTTTAAACGTAATTACTTGCTCACTCCCGACTTCCCGCGGCTTGGCCGCGGGATTCATAGCTCTGGCAAGTTCGCTGGATCCCGCGGTCAAGCCGCGGGAAGTTGGCGACATAGGGAGCGAGCAGTTACCTTAAACAGAGGATTATACCTATGAGTGATGTATTAATCGTTGAAGATGACCCTGTTTTAAGAGAAGCTCTGGCAGAGACAATGAATCTTGCCGGGCACTCATACTTGGCGGCGAAAGATGGTAAAGAAGCTTTAGCCATGCTTGAACGTCACAGTCCGGCTATTGTGCTCAGTGACATTCGCATGGATAAAATCGATGGGCAACAACTATTGGCAGAGATTCAGCGTCGAAATCCTGGTGTTCCGGTCATCTTGATGACTGCTCATGGTTCTGTCGAAGACGCAGTGACCGCCATGCGAAATGGAGCAGTTGATTATTTGCAAAAACCATTTAGTGCTCACTCACTGACCGAAAAAATAAACCGCTATATTAAACCGCTAACGGATGATGACAGTCAGCCTGTGGCGCAAGATCCAAAAAGCCAAGCGTTATTGTCCATGACCCTACGAGTCGCACAGTCTGATGTTGGGGTTATGATTAGCGGTGAAAGTGGGACTGGTAAAGAGGTTCTTGCTCATTTCATCCATGATCATTCCCCGCGAAAACAGCATCCTTTTATTGCTATCAATTGCGCAGCGATTCCTGAGCAAATGCTCGAGGCAACATTATTTGGCTATGAAAAAGGAGCATTTACCGGGGCCTATAAATCCACACCAGGTAAATTTGAGCAAGCTCAAGGGGGAACCTTGCTTCTTGATGAGGTAAGTGAGATGAGTTTGGCCTTGCAGGCGAAATTGTTGCGTGTACTACAAGAGAAAGAGGTAGAAAGGATAGGTGCGAATAAACTTATCCAACTGGATGTCAGAGTGATAGCAACGAGTAATAGAAAATTGCTTGATGAAGTAAAAGATGGTCGTTTTCGTGAGGATTTGTTCTATCGCTTAAATGTTTTTCCTCTGCACTGGTTGCCCTTAAGGGAAAGAATTTGTGACATTATTCCGTTAGCTAATTACCTTATTCGTCGTCATTGTCAGAATAATTATCCAGTGATACCGATCTTGAGTGAGGAAGCTAAGCAAGCCCTTTTAGAATATAGTTGGCCAGGAAATGCACGGGAATTAGATAATGTCGTTCAACGTGCATTAGTGTTGCAAACTCATGGGGTTATTGAAGTTCCTCATCTGCAGCTTCCGAAAAACAATGATGGAGCTGTCGCCGCTCGTAAGATGGAGACGAAAAAGATCGAGGGTAAGAGTCTGCAAAATCATGAATTTGAGCTCATCCTACAAACACTGAAAGAGCATAATGGTAACCGTCAACAAGTAGCGGCTATCTTGGGGGTAAGTGAGCGTACGTTGCGTTATAAGCTGGCTAAGATGCGTGAAGAAGGTTATTCCGTGTAGGAACAATACTCATTTTATTTACGCTGCCATAGGTGGCTTGCTAGGAGATGCCATAAAAGGCCAATACCCATCAGACCTAAGCCAAAGATCCAAATCATCATTGGAACCCAAAAGGCCAAAAAAAGACAAGATAGAAGTCCTCCTATAGCAAACGCATTAGGATACAGGCGATCCTCTTTGGCAAGACGCAAAGCGGCGAGATTGGTGATTGAGTAATAAATTAATACCGTAAAGGCACTAAATGCCCAGGTGGTCTCAACGCTACCTGTTAAAGATAGACCGATGATTACGACCCCAATACCAATTACTGCTGCTGACGGCACACGGCCTTCTTCTGAAACATGGCCAAATAGGGGAGGGAGATCTCTTTTACGCCCCATTGCCAGAACCACCCGAGACAATCCCAGAATAAGGTTTAATAAAACTCCTAACATGGCAGTACAGGCTCCTAGAGCTACTAGTTTGCTAAGTCCTGGCGTGCCTATAGAGGTCGCTGCAATCTCAAGAGGGGTTGCTCGACTTTGGGTAACTGCTGCAAGACGAGAAGCTCCGACAGAACCAACTGCAACTGAGCCAACTGTGATGTATAGAAGGGCACTGATAATAAGGGTAATTACAATTGCGCGAGGGATGAAACGTCGTGGATTCTTTACCTCTTCGCCAAGGGTAGCTATGCGTGCGTAACCCGTGTAGGCGACAAACATTAAAGCGGTTGCGTAGAAGAAGCCGCTAAAGCCCTCTTGTTTTGATTGCGGGAAAAAAGGCAGGAGATTCGATGCACCATAACGAAAGAAATCAGGTAACCCAAATAATACGAAGACCAAAAGTGAGACTAATGTCAGCGATACAATAACACTATTTGCCCAATTGGAACGTTTTAGACCACTGAGAACCAGGAGTGTTAATACACCTGTTATGCTGACAGCAATTGGAATGATTGAGATTGAATTAAATCCCAATAAATGCAACAAATAACCCGCAAATCCGAGAGCAGCGGTTGCTGCTGAAGCCATTTTAGCACATAAAAACATCCAGCCAGCTGTGAAACCGAGCCAAGGATGAAGGTAACGATAGCCGTATTCATAGGTTCCGCCACTGACCGCATGACTGGCTGCAAGCTGCGCACTTGAGAAAGCATTACATGTTGCTACAACGGCTGCTAAGGCAATAGCAAGAATAACAGAAGGACCTGCCGCACCGGCAGCTACGCCAATACTCACGAAGACACCCGTACCCACAATAGAACCAAGGCCCATCATGGTTGCTCCCCATACTCCTAATTCGCGCTTCAGTGCCTTTTGTTGTGGGTTGGTCTTCATTATTTTTTCTCAACATTAATTGTTCAATTACTTGATTGCTACTTTAATTGATGAGGTTGTTGCAAAATCCAAGCATCAATAGACCATTGTCCTGCGCTCCTAATCAATAAGTAAATCGAAGCCAGTAACATGCACATTCTGAACTAAACATGGGTTTAGCCACAGTAAGGGCTGGCCAATAATGAACCGCCAATGAGGAGGGCAGCTTTTTTTGAGAAAATTTCGGCGATTTAATAATTCCGATGACATCACTCCTCCCTGAAAATTTATAGTAAATGTCCTATTTTATTAGTTATTTGATCATGGATGAGGGGGATGGCAATAATAGTAAATTGTTCTTTATTCGGTCCATAATACCAAAAAATCCGATAGGCTACAGGCGTATTATTTTCTGCATATGCCTCAAATACCTCTTCACCAGAGGGACCTTGCAAAGAAGAATATTTATGAGTATTCAAACCTGGGTACGGAGGATTTCTTTCCAAATAACCTAATGCTTTTCTGACTGCTTTAAAGCGCTTATGTAAAGATGGATCATTCGCTAAAAGATCAAAATCTTGGCTTGCCTGTGTAGTGAATAATAGTTTAAACATTCACTACTCGATTTCATCGTCAGCAAATTGGGAAAAGCTACCTTTATCAATCAGCTCTTTATTTTTTGCTTGAGTTAATCCTGTCTGTACTTTTTGTAAGGCTGAGGTATTTTCAAAAAGCCATTTCTCTTTCGCAGGAATTTCGACAAAAGGCTCTAAAATAACGGTACCATTTGGTTCTTGGTGCATAGCATAACCGCTAATGCCTCTAGCTATGGAACCTAAGGTTATACGTCCTTTAGAGTCTGGTCGTAACATTTTTGCGGTCATAGAGTTCTCCAATAATGCTTTTTATAGTAGTATGCTACAAGGTGGGGATTATTCCAATATGGGAATATTATAATGTGGGATTGGAGCTATCATTTAAGTTTCTTCAAGCAAAGGCCCAACTTTATGCCTAAAATCAAGGCTTTCAGCTCAAGATGACGAAAGGCTTCTAATTTCAGTAAAAATGAAGGAAAAACGGGGCAAATTAGAAAGAAATTGATAAGTACACGTAAAAGCGTGGTATAGTAAAGGTTTGTAATTAACTGAACAAGCGCGGTGAATAAATTTCTCAAACGTTGCTGGATGCCTTTAGCTATCCTAATTATTACTGCCGCGGTAATTTCCAGCCTTTTTCGTGCCTTAACTCCATGGGCAAAACAATACAAAACGGAAATCGAGCAGCATTTATCAACATTGCTTGGCGAACCTGTAAGCATACGGACCATGGAAACAGGTTGGTATTGGTTTGAACCTGTTATCAAATTAAACCAAGTTGCAGTTCTGGATGGCACAAAGACAGTCATTAAATTAA harbors:
- the lolA gene encoding outer membrane lipoprotein chaperone LolA, coding for MRRVIFLLLLIVGTNAFSDSVGDVLQTKLNGIRSLSANFSQVVKAKKRELSRSSGTMALERPGRFRWQTKDPMEQLVVADGEQLWVYDVDLEQVTVKKQEKGVGGTAALFLSGYDDTVTRDFDVTATTKGKTQIYDLHSKSPKANFQRVKLIFAGDILTGIEMYDQLGQHTIVNLKNVKTNPKLASTLFKFKPPKGTDVVKQ
- a CDS encoding replication-associated recombination protein A; this translates as MQPKIPLAELLRPTHWSEVIGQEHLLGPGKPLQLAFESGVPHSMILWGPPGVGKTTLARLSAKAFDCEWIALSAVFSGVKDIRAAIEQAKQHLEQNRQTILFIDEIHRFNKSQQDALLPFTESGLITIIGATTENPSFEVISALLSRAQVYVLNALRETDLKALLQRAQQKVLSHLQFKEEAIHHLVAYADGDARRLLNLLEQISTAAEALGVAEVTVDLIRNALSPANRRFDKGGENFYDQISALHKSVRGSHPDAALYWLCRMLDGGVDPLYLARRIIRMAWEDIGLADPRAIQLANEAAVTYERLGSPEGELALGQAVIYLAIAPKSNAGYTAFNQAMAFVKQDKSREVPLHLRNAPTRLMKQLGYGHEYRYAHDEPNAYAAGETYLPEGMPEPRWYDPTSRGLEIKIAEKMAFLRKLDKEAAKK
- a CDS encoding type III polyketide synthase, translated to MQSAITAIGTATPPYKRDQREIADLICQGFKLKPAERRLVKAIYKSCGIQQRYSVLSDYGKSPEEFDFLPNDADAPLPSTGARMRIYKDHALTLALNAIENCLTGRPDFNKKAITHLITVSCTGMYAPGLDIEIIHHLGLNPTTQRTAINFMGCYGAFNGIKVADAVCKTNINAKVLVVCIELCTIHFQRNQTTENIISNAIFADGAAAALIEVRGKTKSYLALESFYCDLIPQTQEEMAWHISDSGFDIVLSSYVPEIIKSGIAIFAENLLKTVSWSFVDIDYYAIHPGGLKILQACEEALNITPEDNNHSYAILREFGNMSSATVLFVLKRLWANLNEKDNKKNIFSCAFGPGLTLEAMLLKVHSIT
- a CDS encoding TVP38/TMEM64 family protein, which produces MKLTNRRLWQSVKRWLPLVFILWGFVAFFSLGLQRYLSFQSLKAYQSLLIEWTNAHYWLASLTYIGIYTIAVAISVPGAVFLTLAGGFLFGPIWGSLFVVFSATLGASFLFFAVKTALGDSLAKRASSWVHRMRDGFNQNAFSYLLVLRLIPLFPFWVVNIVPALLGVQAKTFVLATFIGIIPGSVVYVFVGSGLSHVFATNQTPNLGIIFDPHVLLPLLGLATLSLLPVLYRILLRKRKGVKS
- a CDS encoding dihydrolipoyl dehydrogenase family protein, translating into MNQTIRFDLAIIGAGPGGLSLASGASQLGLNVVLIESNKMGGDCLNTGCVPSKSLLAAAKSIYQARHQARYFGAEGSLKTINFHQVMSHVSRVIETIAEHDSVERFESLGVQVIRGHAQFLSPDTLQAGDVRIKAKRFVIATGSIPFVPPIQGIESIPYETNETIFNLQTLPKHLMVIGGGPIGCELAQAFAMLGSEVSIIEAMTILPKDDRDCVAIVKHQLEETGVRFYEQSQVNLIANLKSGIDVQIETPKGVCTLTGSHVLVATGRRPNIAQLDLDKAGVRYSAKGIEVNARLQTTNKHIYAIGDVASPYQFTHMASYHAGIVLRNIVFKLPAKINHQAIPWVTYTYPELAHVGKTDSEVNDDTNYQTTEWLFKDNDRAQTEKETLGKIKIVTNKKGRIVAATIVGAHAGELILPWVIAVRESKSLRSFTDVIVPYPTLSEVSKQVAGEFYKPKLFSNTTRRLVFWLQKLWW
- a CDS encoding DedA family protein, with the translated sequence MEQLHLICNTILHLDSYLFSFVSQYGAWTYLVLFLIIFCETGLVILPFLPGDSLLFASGSIAAQSSASLDIVLLFTLLVIASIIGNQLNYFFGRVIGPQVFTSDKSRFLNKKYLMKTHHFYEKHGGKTIIFARFIPIIRTFAPFIAGIGYMKRSHFFLYNIASATLWIGSLLFLGYFVGGLPFIKNNFTLVIYGIIVLSLLPPILTFLYRKLARAQKN
- a CDS encoding sensor histidine kinase; the encoded protein is MQTKNQHKESINLPEQDILACLPCGLLVLNTQGRIVWLNSAAEGLLGSNLQGAAWRDVIDQVFAPREDDGHEVSLVDGRRVRVAISSIDSLPGQLVTLTDLTATRAYEQARANQHRLIAIGRMTAQLAHQIRTPLSSAILYTEHLGMHPSMDARCLQWIARLQECHASIEQQIHDLLLFARGETIEPTLTEIQEWTKELLARAKHLIAAHSAELTVDNTLGERKISLHAESLTGALLNLIINALQAKATHLTLTIQQIGEKGVQLKVADNGVGMSDEVKSQAFAPFFTTKAQGTGLGLAVVNAVVKAHGGEVTLDSLSGKGSCVTINLPG
- a CDS encoding sigma-54-dependent transcriptional regulator; the protein is MSDVLIVEDDPVLREALAETMNLAGHSYLAAKDGKEALAMLERHSPAIVLSDIRMDKIDGQQLLAEIQRRNPGVPVILMTAHGSVEDAVTAMRNGAVDYLQKPFSAHSLTEKINRYIKPLTDDDSQPVAQDPKSQALLSMTLRVAQSDVGVMISGESGTGKEVLAHFIHDHSPRKQHPFIAINCAAIPEQMLEATLFGYEKGAFTGAYKSTPGKFEQAQGGTLLLDEVSEMSLALQAKLLRVLQEKEVERIGANKLIQLDVRVIATSNRKLLDEVKDGRFREDLFYRLNVFPLHWLPLRERICDIIPLANYLIRRHCQNNYPVIPILSEEAKQALLEYSWPGNARELDNVVQRALVLQTHGVIEVPHLQLPKNNDGAVAARKMETKKIEGKSLQNHEFELILQTLKEHNGNRQQVAAILGVSERTLRYKLAKMREEGYSV
- a CDS encoding APC family permease, coding for MKTNPQQKALKRELGVWGATMMGLGSIVGTGVFVSIGVAAGAAGPSVILAIALAAVVATCNAFSSAQLAASHAVSGGTYEYGYRYLHPWLGFTAGWMFLCAKMASAATAALGFAGYLLHLLGFNSISIIPIAVSITGVLTLLVLSGLKRSNWANSVIVSLTLVSLLVFVLFGLPDFFRYGASNLLPFFPQSKQEGFSGFFYATALMFVAYTGYARIATLGEEVKNPRRFIPRAIVITLIISALLYITVGSVAVGSVGASRLAAVTQSRATPLEIAATSIGTPGLSKLVALGACTAMLGVLLNLILGLSRVVLAMGRKRDLPPLFGHVSEEGRVPSAAVIGIGVVIIGLSLTGSVETTWAFSAFTVLIYYSITNLAALRLAKEDRLYPNAFAIGGLLSCLFLAFWVPMMIWIFGLGLMGIGLLWHLLASHLWQRK